In Sinorhizobium mexicanum, one DNA window encodes the following:
- a CDS encoding EAL domain-containing protein: MNLEKFSSVVRHVTQAMQHGRIGFSLQQINAVDDPSEVLYSECLGRLVEPDGTIRTCGEFIAFLEASGRAPAFDRHVVDLAFDWLACHPAASLGCNISAENLAGKQNWAVLYDLLHRHRAMAPRLVLEITESLPVATLSAAAELLQSVRDLGYKVAIDDFGTGYSTPETLLSLPVDIVKIDGFFVQRRGDKAERFLRHMVGLACCAACTVVVEGIETYAQLEAAKAAGATHVQGFLLSEPTLPPVHCGQVNSARHAVASKWMM; this comes from the coding sequence ATGAACCTGGAGAAATTCAGCAGTGTCGTTCGTCATGTGACACAGGCGATGCAACACGGACGGATCGGTTTTTCCCTGCAGCAAATCAACGCGGTCGACGATCCAAGCGAAGTTCTCTATTCGGAATGCTTGGGAAGGCTCGTCGAGCCTGACGGCACAATCAGGACCTGTGGCGAATTCATAGCCTTTCTCGAAGCGTCGGGGCGGGCGCCCGCTTTTGACCGGCACGTGGTTGATCTCGCATTCGACTGGTTGGCTTGCCATCCGGCGGCGTCTTTGGGCTGCAACATTTCGGCAGAAAATCTTGCCGGCAAACAGAATTGGGCTGTTCTGTACGATCTGCTTCACAGGCATCGAGCGATGGCTCCGCGCCTCGTTCTCGAGATAACGGAAAGCCTGCCGGTTGCGACGCTCTCCGCCGCGGCTGAGTTGCTTCAGAGCGTTCGCGATCTCGGATACAAAGTCGCGATAGACGACTTCGGTACCGGCTATTCGACGCCCGAAACGCTTTTGTCCCTCCCCGTCGACATCGTGAAGATCGACGGCTTTTTCGTACAGCGCCGCGGCGATAAAGCGGAGCGGTTCCTTCGGCACATGGTCGGTCTGGCGTGCTGCGCGGCGTGCACCGTGGTCGTCGAAGGCATCGAGACATATGCCCAGTTAGAGGCTGCGAAAGCGGCCGGGGCAACACATGTGCAGGGGTTTCTCCTGTCCGAGCCAACCCTGCCACCCGTCCATTGCGGACAGGTGAATTCCGCCCGGCATGCGGTCGCTTCCAAATGGATGATGTGA
- a CDS encoding sensor histidine kinase, whose amino-acid sequence MRANDLIKRWNAQPLAKQFLLIGGIVAMSAMLVVGAFVTSLIEGAVTRNSAATTALYVDSVIAPLLPDMQTTQVLDDTVARALDETLGQGALGNRLLAFRLWRSDGTILYSNEENMVGQRFELGDELRTAFGGEMVAQFKPADDAADETNQRAGKPLLEIYNPVLQPWSGQVVAVSEFHEIAHDFETSLSQARFLTWLAVAGFTLAFFIMLSAIVMRGSRTIEKQRHALRQRVDELSALLSQNEALRGRLQHASQRATALNENMLRRLGADLHDGPAQLVAFASLRLDSNALVSASTSAAVREREITAIKASLDEAMHEIRTICSGLVLPQIEMASLPELLERVVRAHEQRTGSTVELLLSDPPERLSPSAKICIYRFVQETLNNAYRHGGGVGQRVAQSTEGNRVCIAVADGGTGFDPKNIRPTSLGLAGLRERIESLGGTFEVDGAGPGTIARMSLGIEEIGQA is encoded by the coding sequence TTGCGTGCCAATGACCTGATCAAACGATGGAACGCGCAGCCGCTGGCGAAGCAGTTCCTGCTGATCGGCGGCATCGTTGCAATGTCCGCCATGCTGGTGGTCGGCGCTTTCGTCACCAGCCTCATTGAAGGCGCCGTTACCCGGAACTCGGCAGCGACGACTGCACTCTACGTGGACAGCGTGATCGCGCCGCTCCTGCCCGACATGCAGACGACGCAAGTTCTCGACGACACGGTTGCGCGCGCGCTCGACGAGACGCTCGGACAAGGGGCCCTCGGAAACCGGTTGCTGGCATTTCGCCTGTGGCGCTCGGACGGCACCATTCTCTATTCGAACGAAGAGAACATGGTCGGACAGCGTTTCGAGCTCGGCGATGAGCTGAGAACCGCATTCGGCGGCGAGATGGTGGCTCAGTTCAAGCCCGCTGACGACGCCGCGGACGAGACGAACCAACGGGCGGGCAAGCCGCTGCTCGAGATCTACAATCCTGTGCTCCAGCCTTGGTCCGGACAGGTCGTCGCGGTTTCGGAGTTCCATGAAATTGCCCACGATTTCGAAACCAGCCTGAGTCAGGCCCGTTTTCTGACCTGGCTGGCCGTCGCAGGCTTCACCCTGGCGTTTTTCATCATGCTTTCTGCGATCGTTATGCGCGGCAGCAGGACCATCGAAAAGCAGCGCCATGCGCTTCGGCAGCGTGTGGACGAGCTTTCGGCTCTGCTCTCGCAGAACGAGGCCCTGCGTGGGCGCTTGCAGCACGCTTCGCAACGCGCAACAGCGTTGAACGAGAACATGCTGCGCCGACTCGGTGCCGATTTGCATGATGGCCCGGCGCAGCTCGTCGCCTTCGCCTCGTTGCGGCTGGACAGCAACGCATTGGTCAGTGCATCGACTTCGGCCGCGGTACGCGAACGGGAAATCACAGCCATCAAGGCAAGCCTCGACGAGGCGATGCACGAGATCAGAACGATATGCAGCGGGCTGGTTCTGCCGCAGATCGAGATGGCGAGCCTGCCGGAACTCCTGGAGCGTGTCGTTCGCGCCCATGAACAACGAACCGGATCGACTGTCGAGCTATTGCTGTCCGATCCGCCTGAACGCCTTTCTCCCTCCGCAAAGATATGCATATACCGCTTCGTGCAGGAAACGCTCAACAATGCTTACCGCCACGGTGGCGGTGTCGGACAACGTGTGGCGCAGAGCACGGAAGGCAACAGGGTCTGCATTGCGGTTGCGGACGGCGGAACGGGTTTTGATCCCAAAAACATACGACCGACGAGCCTCGGACTGGCCGGGCTCAGGGAACGGATAGAGAGTCTGGGCGGCACATTTGAAGTCGACGGCGCCGGCCCCGGCACCATCGCCAGGATGTCACTCGGTATCGAGGAGATTGGACAGGCATGA
- a CDS encoding LuxR C-terminal-related transcriptional regulator, translated as MIRVAVIDDHPLFREGVTRSLSEIDGFEIVAEGSSRDDALRIAQNLSPDVMLLDISMPGGGLNAIPLILELVPLQKIVMLTVSEAGDDVTAALNGGAKGYVLKGIGSRALADVIRTVASGDSYVAPTLSAKLLSNPSPATVNKSDLIAELTAREHEVLRLVASGMSNKQVARKLDLQEKTVKHHMTQIMTKLGAANRTEAAMVLRDAIDGRSG; from the coding sequence ATGATACGTGTGGCGGTAATCGACGATCACCCTCTGTTCAGAGAGGGCGTGACGAGAAGCCTTTCGGAAATCGACGGGTTTGAGATCGTTGCGGAGGGAAGTTCGCGCGACGACGCGCTGAGAATCGCCCAAAACCTTTCTCCAGACGTCATGCTCTTGGACATCTCCATGCCGGGCGGTGGGCTGAACGCGATTCCGCTGATCCTGGAATTGGTACCGCTGCAGAAGATCGTGATGCTCACCGTGTCCGAGGCTGGCGACGACGTCACGGCGGCTCTCAATGGCGGCGCGAAGGGTTATGTCCTGAAGGGGATCGGATCGAGGGCGCTGGCGGACGTCATACGGACGGTGGCCTCCGGCGACAGCTACGTCGCTCCGACACTCTCTGCCAAGCTGCTCTCGAACCCTTCGCCGGCCACTGTGAACAAATCCGACCTCATCGCGGAACTGACCGCTCGGGAGCACGAGGTTCTGCGCCTTGTGGCCTCTGGCATGAGCAACAAGCAGGTTGCAAGAAAGCTCGATCTCCAGGAGAAGACTGTCAAGCACCACATGACGCAGATCATGACGAAACTTGGCGCCGCCAACCGGACGGAAGCGGCGATGGTGCTGCGCGACGCAATAGACGGCCGCTCCGGTTAG
- a CDS encoding GFA family protein, with product MDRFTGGCLCGNVRIVASGLPYRVGLCHCLDCRKHHGALFHASAIFPEDAVTIDGETRDYAGRFFCPRCGSSVFARTADEIEVNLGSLDAPDQLMPTYESWIVRRESWLPPFPLKKRYDRDRDATGRFEE from the coding sequence ATGGACCGATTCACGGGCGGCTGCCTGTGCGGCAATGTCCGCATTGTGGCGTCGGGGCTCCCCTACCGGGTTGGCCTTTGTCACTGTCTCGACTGCCGCAAGCATCATGGGGCCCTTTTTCACGCATCCGCGATATTCCCTGAGGATGCGGTGACAATCGATGGCGAAACACGCGACTACGCCGGGCGGTTTTTCTGTCCCCGCTGCGGCTCGTCCGTTTTCGCGCGCACCGCAGACGAGATCGAAGTGAACCTGGGATCCCTGGATGCCCCTGACCAACTGATGCCAACTTACGAAAGCTGGATTGTCCGTCGCGAGTCCTGGTTGCCGCCGTTTCCGCTCAAGAAACGATACGACCGTGATCGTGATGCCACTGGTCGCTTTGAGGAGTAG
- a CDS encoding winged helix-turn-helix domain-containing tetratricopeptide repeat protein, producing the protein MQESRFAFGPFVLDPGAGTLLRNDDPVAVGYRGLKLLAALVERPGEILAKAELMDAAWPGTAVEEGNLTVQIAQLRKLLGPAADGGEWISTVPRVGYRFTGAIEQLAGAKRRTLPLPSKPSIAVLPFVNVSNDPEQESFADGLTEDLITDLSRSSGLFVIARNSAFAYKAKARDVREIARDLGVRYLLEGSARRAAGRVRINAQLVDAVSGEHLWAERFDRSLEDIFAVQDEVTGKIVEALLGRLRAPPPRNRPKNLEAYDLCVRARKLIDDSPQTAREAHLMLTRAVSLDPEYAEAYRWLAINHWTGWVHWGEPIEPNRSVALELARKAVAIDPHDAGCRWVLANLLAYERSFAEADAEFAKAIELDPNEADTWATLSDIAVLAGRVDEGLEHIRKAFRLNPLPASWYYLTLGQAQYAAGDYEAAVETLRRDETYRTSSRRFLAASLAQLGRLDEARAEVELFLVSNPHFSTRHWAETEPFRDGAALEHFVDGFRKAGLPE; encoded by the coding sequence ATGCAGGAATCGCGCTTTGCCTTTGGTCCGTTCGTGCTTGATCCGGGTGCGGGAACGCTCCTTCGGAACGATGATCCCGTCGCTGTCGGCTATCGCGGGCTGAAGCTGCTTGCGGCGCTCGTCGAACGGCCCGGCGAAATTCTGGCCAAGGCCGAACTGATGGACGCGGCGTGGCCGGGCACGGCCGTCGAGGAAGGCAACCTCACCGTCCAGATCGCGCAGCTGAGGAAGCTGCTTGGTCCGGCCGCCGACGGCGGTGAATGGATCTCAACTGTTCCGCGCGTCGGCTACCGCTTCACGGGCGCCATCGAGCAGCTCGCTGGCGCGAAGCGGAGAACTTTGCCGCTGCCCAGCAAGCCATCGATCGCCGTGCTGCCCTTCGTGAATGTCAGCAACGATCCCGAGCAGGAATCCTTCGCGGATGGGTTGACCGAGGACCTGATCACCGACCTGTCCAGGAGCTCCGGCCTGTTCGTCATCGCACGCAACTCGGCCTTTGCCTACAAAGCGAAGGCGAGGGACGTGCGCGAGATCGCGCGAGACCTTGGCGTACGCTACCTGCTGGAGGGTAGCGCAAGACGCGCCGCAGGGCGTGTGCGCATCAACGCTCAGCTCGTCGACGCCGTGAGTGGCGAACATCTGTGGGCGGAACGCTTCGATCGAAGCCTGGAAGACATCTTTGCCGTTCAGGACGAGGTCACCGGCAAGATTGTTGAGGCGTTGCTCGGGCGGCTGCGCGCGCCACCGCCGCGCAATCGGCCCAAAAATCTCGAGGCCTACGATCTCTGCGTGCGGGCGCGCAAGCTGATAGACGATTCGCCGCAGACGGCGCGCGAAGCGCATCTGATGCTCACGCGCGCGGTGTCGCTCGATCCCGAATACGCCGAGGCCTATCGCTGGCTTGCCATCAATCACTGGACGGGATGGGTGCATTGGGGGGAACCCATTGAGCCTAACCGCAGCGTTGCCTTGGAACTGGCGCGCAAGGCTGTCGCGATAGATCCCCACGACGCTGGCTGCCGCTGGGTCCTGGCTAACCTGCTTGCCTATGAGCGCAGCTTCGCCGAGGCGGATGCGGAATTCGCCAAGGCGATCGAGCTCGACCCGAACGAGGCCGACACCTGGGCGACACTGTCCGACATCGCGGTCTTGGCCGGGCGGGTCGATGAGGGCCTTGAACACATTCGCAAGGCGTTCCGGCTGAACCCGTTGCCGGCGAGCTGGTACTATCTGACGCTCGGCCAGGCGCAATATGCGGCCGGCGACTACGAAGCCGCTGTCGAGACTCTGCGCAGGGACGAGACTTATCGTACAAGCTCACGCCGTTTCCTGGCGGCAAGCCTTGCCCAACTGGGCCGGCTCGACGAGGCGCGCGCAGAGGTCGAACTGTTCCTCGTCTCCAACCCGCATTTCTCAACCCGCCACTGGGCGGAGACGGAGCCGTTCCGCGACGGTGCGGCGCTTGAGCACTTCGTTGATGGCTTCCGCAAGGCCGGTCTTCCGGAGTGA